The following proteins are co-located in the Mesorhizobium sp. M1E.F.Ca.ET.045.02.1.1 genome:
- a CDS encoding MBL fold metallo-hydrolase, translated as MDDDVFLVRFWGVRGSISVSGPEFSRYGGNTICIEMRCGRHTLLFDAGSGLRPAGRALQASGVTDFDLFFTHCHYDHIIGLPAFKPIYDRSVKVRLWSGHLAGRTTTRQMVDEFMRPPWFPVRLDICKATIDCRDFVSGDVLRPREGVVVRTGSLNHPGGCIGYRVEWGGRVVAVITDTEHEPGKLDQAVLGLIEDADLVIYDCTYTEEEMEHRRGNGHSTWQQGVKLCEAAGARELALFHHDPARTDNELDEIEKLAKVRFAGAFAARDGQTLEFPASSRKAR; from the coding sequence ATGGACGACGACGTTTTCCTGGTCAGGTTTTGGGGCGTCCGCGGCAGCATTTCGGTATCGGGGCCAGAATTCTCCCGCTATGGCGGCAACACGATCTGCATCGAGATGCGATGCGGCAGGCATACGCTTCTGTTCGACGCGGGCTCTGGCCTGCGGCCTGCCGGCAGGGCGCTTCAGGCCTCGGGCGTGACCGATTTCGACCTGTTTTTCACCCATTGCCATTACGATCACATCATTGGGCTGCCGGCTTTCAAGCCGATCTATGACCGGAGCGTCAAGGTCAGGCTCTGGTCCGGCCACCTAGCAGGACGCACGACGACCCGGCAGATGGTCGATGAATTCATGCGGCCGCCGTGGTTTCCGGTGAGGCTCGATATCTGCAAGGCAACTATCGACTGCCGCGATTTTGTATCCGGAGACGTGCTTCGGCCGCGCGAAGGGGTGGTGGTCCGAACGGGCAGTCTCAACCATCCGGGCGGCTGCATAGGCTACCGGGTCGAATGGGGCGGCCGCGTCGTGGCGGTGATCACAGACACCGAGCATGAGCCGGGCAAGCTCGATCAGGCGGTGCTCGGCCTGATCGAAGATGCCGACCTCGTCATTTACGATTGCACCTACACCGAGGAGGAAATGGAACACCGCCGTGGAAACGGGCACTCGACGTGGCAACAGGGCGTCAAGCTCTGCGAGGCGGCCGGTGCGCGGGAGCTTGCGCTGTTCCACCACGATCCGGCACGCACCGACAATGAACTGGACGAGATCGAGAAATTGGCCAAGGTGAGGTTTGCCGGCGCTTTTGCCGCGCGGGATGGCCAGACGCTCGAATTTCCGGCCTCATCGCGCAAAGCGCGCTGA
- a CDS encoding glycosyltransferase family protein: protein MTQHAQDARILMYSHDTFGLGHLQRCRTIAHSLVEDFRGLQVLIISGAPIAGAFDYRARVDFVKIPSVIKLRNGEYTSLEKDIDLHETLRMRQSIIRHTAETFRPDIFIVDKEPLGLRGEIEDTLSYLKTRGTTLVLGLREVMDAPHLLEAEWARRDVMRKIGLFYDKVWAYGPPDFYDPLTGLDVPPAVRAKMRFVGFLQRSLQRIELPGHRPEGEYILVTTGGGGDGAELIHDVIDAYQQDPQLQHRALIVLGPYMPARKRNKLLKKGAKIPYIKIIEFDNRMEDLIAGAKAVVAMGGYNTYCEILSFDKPALIVPRTEPREEQLIRARRAAELGLIEMLLPEEAKDSQRFADALVMLPDRPRPSQSNPHLRLEGLPHISEIVAELLDRRASPHLSVIEGMN from the coding sequence ATGACCCAGCACGCACAAGACGCTCGAATTCTCATGTACAGCCACGACACGTTCGGGCTCGGCCACCTGCAGCGCTGTCGGACGATCGCGCATTCGCTGGTCGAGGATTTCCGCGGACTTCAGGTGCTGATCATTTCAGGCGCGCCTATCGCCGGTGCCTTCGACTATCGCGCCCGCGTCGACTTCGTGAAGATCCCCAGCGTCATCAAATTGCGCAACGGCGAGTACACCTCGCTGGAAAAGGATATCGATCTGCATGAGACGCTGAGGATGCGGCAGTCGATCATCCGCCACACGGCCGAGACCTTCCGGCCGGATATCTTCATCGTCGACAAGGAACCGCTCGGCCTGCGCGGTGAGATCGAGGATACTTTGTCCTACCTCAAGACGCGGGGTACCACGCTCGTGCTTGGTCTGCGCGAGGTCATGGATGCGCCGCATCTGCTCGAAGCAGAGTGGGCACGCAGGGATGTGATGCGCAAGATAGGCCTGTTCTACGACAAGGTCTGGGCCTATGGCCCGCCGGATTTCTACGATCCGTTGACCGGCCTGGATGTGCCGCCGGCTGTCAGGGCAAAGATGAGGTTCGTCGGTTTCCTGCAACGGAGCCTGCAGCGGATCGAGTTGCCCGGCCACCGGCCCGAGGGCGAGTATATCCTCGTTACCACCGGGGGCGGCGGTGACGGCGCGGAACTGATCCACGACGTCATCGATGCCTATCAGCAGGACCCGCAATTGCAGCATAGGGCGCTGATCGTGCTTGGGCCTTACATGCCGGCACGCAAGCGCAACAAGCTGCTCAAGAAGGGGGCCAAGATCCCCTATATCAAGATCATCGAGTTCGACAACCGCATGGAAGACCTGATTGCAGGGGCCAAGGCGGTAGTGGCGATGGGCGGTTACAACACCTATTGCGAGATACTGTCTTTCGACAAGCCGGCGCTGATCGTGCCGCGCACCGAGCCTCGGGAGGAGCAATTGATCCGCGCTCGGCGCGCAGCCGAACTCGGCCTCATCGAGATGCTTTTGCCGGAAGAAGCCAAGGATTCCCAGCGGTTTGCCGATGCGCTGGTGATGCTGCCGGACCGGCCCCGCCCATCCCAGAGCAATCCGCATCTGAGGCTGGAAGGGCTGCCCCATATTTCCGAAATCGTCGCGGAACTGCTCGACCGGCGGGCCAGTCCTCACCTTTCGGTCATTGAAGGAATGAACTGA
- a CDS encoding cyclic nucleotide-binding domain-containing protein has translation MLLKDEVGMLQRVPLFSGIEPAKLKLLAFTSDRVSYSAGQILFRQGDEGDAAYVILSGKADILVDSDSGPIKVAELVPNSIVGEIAILCNSNRTATVKAASPLEALRIRKDHFLRLMREFPDMTIEMVRVLADRLSHTTADLIDARSAK, from the coding sequence ATGCTGCTCAAGGATGAGGTTGGAATGCTGCAACGCGTTCCCTTGTTCTCCGGCATAGAGCCGGCAAAGCTCAAGCTGCTTGCGTTCACATCCGATCGCGTAAGCTACAGCGCCGGCCAGATTCTTTTCCGGCAGGGCGATGAGGGAGACGCCGCCTATGTCATCCTTTCAGGTAAGGCGGATATTTTGGTCGATTCCGACAGCGGACCGATAAAAGTTGCCGAACTGGTGCCAAATTCGATCGTTGGCGAGATCGCCATATTGTGCAACAGCAATCGCACTGCCACCGTCAAAGCCGCAAGTCCGCTGGAAGCCTTGAGAATCCGCAAGGATCATTTCCTGAGGCTTATGAGGGAGTTCCCTGACATGACCATCGAGATGGTGCGGGTCCTCGCCGATCGACTGAGCCATACGACCGCGGATCTAATCGACGCACGGAGCGCCAAGTAA
- a CDS encoding glycosyltransferase family 4 protein, giving the protein MRIAFYAPLKSPNDPVASGDRQMARTLVKALEHGGHSVELASELRFYLREPEPRSFDALKIAAREETARLTRLWDRDGKPDLWFTYHPYYKAPDLIGPELGSTFAVPYATAEASYSRRRNAGLWADTQALVARAVGQAALNICFTQRDRQGLADAIPGAAFGMLSPFIDTAAYREMPARGCPTRLVTVAMMRPGDKVESYRMLAQALGPIGHLPWTMSVVGDGPARDEVKAQFAGLPADRIQWLGSIEPAAVPDVLYGGGIYVWPGCGEAYGVAYLEAQAAGLPVVAQNIAGVPEVVRDGQTGILTPPGNVAAFTSAIERLLVRDAERTIMAAEARRFVLEERSLDAAAARLAALLAKIPVS; this is encoded by the coding sequence ATGCGAATTGCCTTTTACGCGCCGCTGAAGTCACCCAATGATCCCGTTGCCTCCGGCGACCGCCAGATGGCGCGGACGCTGGTCAAGGCGTTGGAGCATGGAGGGCATAGCGTCGAACTTGCATCCGAATTGCGCTTTTATCTACGCGAACCGGAGCCGAGAAGTTTCGATGCGCTCAAAATCGCGGCCCGAGAGGAAACCGCGCGGCTGACAAGGCTTTGGGATCGTGACGGCAAGCCCGATCTCTGGTTTACCTACCATCCCTATTACAAGGCACCCGACCTGATCGGACCCGAGCTGGGGTCGACCTTTGCTGTCCCCTATGCAACAGCGGAAGCCTCCTATTCGAGGCGGCGCAACGCCGGTCTATGGGCCGATACGCAAGCGTTGGTGGCGCGAGCCGTCGGACAGGCAGCGCTAAACATCTGCTTCACACAGAGAGATCGTCAGGGACTTGCAGACGCGATTCCCGGCGCCGCTTTCGGTATGCTTTCGCCATTCATTGACACGGCGGCATACCGGGAAATGCCGGCACGGGGTTGTCCGACCCGTCTCGTTACCGTCGCCATGATGCGCCCGGGCGACAAAGTCGAAAGCTATCGCATGCTGGCGCAAGCGCTCGGTCCGATCGGCCACCTGCCCTGGACCATGTCGGTTGTCGGCGACGGGCCTGCCCGTGACGAGGTCAAAGCGCAATTCGCCGGCTTGCCCGCCGATCGTATCCAATGGCTCGGCTCGATTGAGCCTGCCGCCGTGCCGGATGTCCTCTACGGTGGCGGGATTTACGTCTGGCCGGGTTGCGGCGAGGCCTATGGCGTTGCCTATCTTGAAGCACAGGCGGCCGGCCTTCCGGTGGTGGCTCAAAACATCGCCGGCGTTCCGGAGGTCGTGCGGGATGGCCAGACCGGGATTCTCACCCCGCCGGGCAATGTGGCGGCGTTCACCTCCGCCATTGAAAGGCTTCTGGTCCGTGACGCCGAAAGAACCATCATGGCTGCGGAAGCCAGACGCTTCGTCCTCGAGGAACGTTCCCTCGATGCTGCGGCGGCGCGTCTGGCCGCACTCCTGGCGAAGATCCCGGTGTCATGA
- a CDS encoding ABC transporter ATP-binding protein encodes MEASLARYIWTHTKKQQLWILIIVLLSMIPYFMSFDLPKLIVNGPIQGRGFEQPGATQSFMRLHYNLPFIGEVQFFSGFQLDRTATLFALSLVFLLLVVINGLFKLYINTYKGRLGERMLRRIRFDLVDRVLRFPPRYFTRVKSAEVATMVKDEVEPLGGFIGDAFLQPVLLGGQALTAMLFILVQNFWLGMIAAVIVAIQIVLIPRMRRRLIVLGRKRQLTARALSGRVGEIVDGIGAVHVHDTSNYERADIAARLGLIFKIRFDLYQWKFMVKFLNNFLAQVTPFLFYMVGGYLVIQGRLDVGQLVAVIGAYKDLPGPMKELIDWDQDRQDVQVKYQQVVEQFTVEGLIAPRIGALTIDDPGPMTNPLSAISLSMADDGGAMLLDRVSLQVKPGETVALVSTATGGAEALAEAFARLNWPNSGRVASGADDLLELPEAVTGRRMSYASSDVFLFQASLRDNLLYGLKHAPLTSVTYDGVAADQRRWNISEASRSGNPDLDIHSDWINYASAGATGPHDLFEAVRRVLDAVVLSRDILDLGLRSSADLTRHTELARRIVELRAALRARLEHEGLSGLVVPFEPGAYNKEATIGQNLLFGAAAGPDLADRALAANPYFASVLRQAGLDRTLYEMGMEIAEQAIELFADLPPDHPFFQQLTFMSAEEIPAYETLLQRLKNRPYETVSESDRAMIVTLSFAYIEPRHRFGLLSDELMNNIVAARNRFYEDLPPELQNAVERYDPAKYIAAATVMDNVLFGRLGSNHPDAPDRIRSIVYDILDELGLYAELLDVGLDFNVGAGGRRLTGGQRQKLDVARALLKRPDFLILNRPLSALDQRVQDKVLQNVLEEARRDGHSPAIVWVVTNPAMAMMFDRVVVFDSGRLVEDGTHEGLLAGNGIFKELLS; translated from the coding sequence ATGGAAGCCAGCCTAGCCCGCTATATCTGGACGCACACCAAGAAGCAGCAGCTCTGGATATTGATTATCGTCTTGCTTTCGATGATCCCGTATTTCATGTCCTTTGATCTGCCGAAGCTGATCGTCAACGGCCCGATCCAAGGTAGAGGCTTCGAGCAACCGGGCGCGACCCAGTCATTCATGAGGCTCCACTATAACTTGCCGTTCATTGGAGAGGTCCAGTTCTTCTCCGGTTTTCAGCTCGACCGCACGGCGACGCTGTTTGCCCTGAGCCTTGTCTTCCTCTTGCTGGTCGTCATCAACGGCCTGTTCAAACTCTACATCAACACCTACAAGGGCCGGCTCGGCGAACGCATGCTGCGGCGTATCCGCTTCGATCTGGTCGATCGTGTGCTGCGATTTCCGCCCCGTTACTTCACGCGTGTGAAATCCGCCGAAGTGGCAACCATGGTGAAGGACGAGGTCGAGCCGCTGGGCGGCTTCATCGGCGATGCCTTCCTGCAGCCGGTGCTGCTCGGTGGCCAGGCGCTGACGGCCATGCTGTTCATCCTGGTCCAGAACTTCTGGCTCGGAATGATAGCGGCCGTGATCGTGGCGATCCAGATCGTGCTCATCCCGCGAATGCGGCGGCGGCTGATCGTGCTCGGGCGCAAACGGCAGTTGACGGCGCGCGCGCTTTCGGGCCGCGTTGGCGAAATCGTCGACGGCATCGGCGCGGTTCACGTCCACGATACATCAAACTACGAGCGCGCCGACATAGCTGCCCGGCTCGGGCTCATCTTCAAGATCCGCTTCGATCTTTACCAATGGAAATTCATGGTGAAGTTCCTGAACAATTTCCTCGCGCAGGTCACGCCGTTTCTGTTCTACATGGTCGGCGGGTATCTGGTTATCCAGGGGCGGCTGGATGTCGGCCAGCTCGTGGCCGTGATCGGCGCCTACAAGGACCTGCCTGGACCGATGAAGGAACTGATCGACTGGGATCAGGACCGGCAGGATGTCCAGGTCAAATATCAGCAGGTCGTTGAACAGTTCACGGTCGAGGGTCTCATTGCGCCGAGAATCGGGGCATTGACGATCGACGATCCCGGTCCGATGACCAACCCGCTGTCGGCGATCAGCCTGTCCATGGCAGACGATGGCGGTGCAATGCTCCTCGACCGTGTCTCCCTCCAGGTCAAGCCGGGCGAGACGGTGGCGCTGGTCAGCACCGCAACAGGTGGCGCGGAGGCGCTTGCGGAGGCCTTCGCGCGACTGAACTGGCCGAACAGCGGAAGGGTCGCTTCGGGCGCCGACGACCTGCTTGAACTCCCCGAGGCAGTGACCGGCCGGCGCATGTCCTATGCCTCGTCGGATGTTTTCCTGTTCCAGGCAAGCCTCCGCGACAACCTGCTCTACGGGTTGAAGCATGCGCCGCTGACATCGGTGACTTATGACGGTGTCGCCGCAGACCAGCGCCGCTGGAACATCAGCGAGGCGAGCCGGTCGGGCAATCCGGATCTCGATATCCACAGCGACTGGATCAACTATGCTTCCGCCGGCGCTACCGGCCCGCACGACCTCTTTGAAGCCGTGCGCCGCGTGCTCGACGCGGTTGTTCTGTCACGCGACATTCTGGATCTTGGCTTGCGCTCTTCGGCCGACCTCACGCGTCACACGGAGCTTGCCAGGCGTATCGTCGAACTGCGCGCGGCGCTGCGAGCCCGGCTGGAACACGAAGGGCTGAGCGGACTGGTGGTTCCTTTCGAACCGGGCGCCTACAACAAGGAAGCAACGATCGGCCAGAACCTGCTCTTCGGCGCTGCCGCCGGCCCGGATCTGGCCGACAGGGCTCTGGCGGCAAATCCCTATTTTGCTTCCGTGCTGAGGCAAGCCGGCCTCGATCGCACGCTCTACGAAATGGGCATGGAGATCGCCGAACAGGCGATCGAGCTGTTTGCCGACCTGCCGCCCGATCACCCGTTCTTCCAGCAACTCACCTTCATGAGCGCCGAGGAGATACCCGCCTACGAAACCTTGCTGCAACGGCTCAAGAACCGTCCCTACGAGACGGTTTCGGAGAGCGACCGCGCCATGATCGTCACCTTGAGCTTTGCCTATATCGAGCCCCGGCATCGCTTCGGCCTGCTGAGCGACGAATTGATGAACAACATCGTCGCCGCACGCAACCGGTTCTATGAAGACCTGCCGCCCGAGCTGCAAAACGCGGTCGAACGGTACGATCCTGCCAAATACATTGCCGCGGCTACCGTCATGGACAATGTCCTGTTCGGGCGTCTGGGCAGCAACCACCCCGACGCACCGGACCGAATACGCTCCATCGTCTATGACATTCTTGATGAACTGGGGCTTTATGCCGAACTGCTGGATGTCGGTTTGGACTTCAACGTCGGCGCCGGCGGCAGGCGGCTGACCGGTGGACAGCGACAGAAGCTCGATGTTGCCCGGGCCCTGCTCAAGCGTCCCGATTTTCTCATCCTCAACCGGCCGCTGTCTGCGCTCGACCAGCGCGTACAGGACAAGGTGCTGCAAAACGTGCTCGAGGAAGCCAGACGCGACGGGCATTCGCCGGCAATTGTGTGGGTCGTGACGAATCCGGCAATGGCAATGATGTTCGATCGCGTTGTCGTCTTCGACTCGGGTCGTTTGGTGGAAGACGGAACACACGAGGGACTTTTGGCAGGGAACGGTATTTTCAAGGAACTGCTGTCATAG
- a CDS encoding polysaccharide deacetylase family protein, producing MTSDQIWQPLVEELACLQRTDRKTEFWLRDDDAVDPTPALDRLLDLTGQFAVPVTLAVIPALTDEKLVVRLDEASHATVAIHGWAHRNHAPEDQKKQELGAHRPREAVLDDLARGLSHVTGLHGARAVPMLVPPWNRIDAGLVSDLGSVGFAALSVFGPPKPASLAVINSNVDIMDWHGTRGCRDHGLLVQAIIAQLRHAAGGGEPVGLLTHHLVHDESAWLFLEQLFSVTARTEACAWLPIKTLIGRSAGRAIPGKV from the coding sequence ATGACGTCCGATCAGATTTGGCAACCCTTGGTGGAAGAACTGGCGTGCCTGCAACGGACGGACCGCAAGACAGAGTTCTGGCTGCGCGACGATGACGCCGTGGATCCGACGCCTGCGCTTGATCGGCTGCTCGACCTCACCGGTCAATTCGCGGTTCCGGTCACTCTCGCCGTCATTCCGGCCCTAACCGACGAGAAGCTTGTCGTCCGGCTTGACGAAGCGTCGCATGCCACGGTCGCAATCCATGGCTGGGCGCACCGAAATCATGCGCCAGAGGACCAGAAAAAGCAGGAACTCGGCGCACATCGGCCACGCGAGGCGGTGCTCGATGATCTGGCTCGCGGGCTGTCGCACGTAACGGGCCTGCACGGCGCACGTGCCGTTCCGATGCTGGTGCCACCCTGGAACAGGATCGACGCCGGCTTGGTATCCGACCTTGGGTCGGTAGGATTTGCGGCATTGTCGGTCTTCGGACCGCCGAAACCGGCTTCACTGGCGGTCATCAACAGCAATGTCGACATCATGGATTGGCATGGCACGCGCGGTTGCCGCGATCATGGCCTGTTGGTTCAGGCTATCATCGCGCAATTGCGGCATGCGGCCGGCGGCGGCGAACCGGTCGGCCTGCTCACCCACCATTTGGTCCATGATGAATCGGCCTGGCTTTTCCTCGAACAGCTGTTCTCAGTCACCGCACGGACTGAAGCCTGCGCATGGCTTCCGATCAAAACATTGATCGGGCGCAGCGCCGGTAGAGCAATTCCAGGAAAAGTGTGA
- a CDS encoding glycosyltransferase family protein, whose protein sequence is MKQLRAFLYVQHLLGIGHLARSSRIAAALVDDGFDVTVVTGGAPIAGFPGPGVKTVTLPPVTSGDEGFSGLVDLQGKPIDDDFKKRRSEMLLQAFRDCRPDIVIVEAFPFGRRQMRFELLPLIEAIDATSPRPLLATSVRDILQERVKPGRNEETVDLINRHFDLVMVHGDPAFATIDKTFPLAGAIRAEVAYTGLVAAPPPPAASERFDVLVSVGGGAAGKSLVSSTVAAARNANNGWKWCLITGPNLPKDEFDAIARDATPGLSIFRFREDFASLLTGARLSVSQAGYNTVCDVLRAGCRSLLVPFAAGGETEQTVRALMLEQLGLATVLMEKDLTPEGLAQAIEQALVAPTPSAHRLDLEGARHSAQILRERHRTWSLKMGSGLGKRT, encoded by the coding sequence TTGAAGCAGCTGCGCGCTTTCCTCTATGTCCAGCACCTGCTCGGCATCGGCCATCTCGCGCGCTCCAGCCGCATCGCAGCGGCCCTGGTCGATGACGGGTTTGACGTAACCGTCGTGACCGGCGGCGCGCCGATCGCGGGGTTTCCGGGACCAGGGGTAAAAACTGTAACCCTGCCACCTGTCACCTCCGGCGATGAAGGATTTTCCGGACTTGTCGACCTGCAGGGCAAACCCATCGACGACGATTTCAAGAAGCGGCGTTCAGAGATGCTGCTGCAGGCATTCCGGGATTGCAGGCCCGATATCGTGATCGTCGAGGCGTTTCCATTTGGACGCCGGCAGATGCGTTTCGAACTCTTGCCGCTGATCGAGGCCATCGACGCGACGTCGCCCAGACCGCTGCTGGCGACCTCCGTCCGTGATATCCTTCAGGAACGCGTCAAGCCGGGCCGAAACGAGGAAACGGTCGATCTCATCAACAGGCATTTCGACCTTGTCATGGTCCACGGCGATCCGGCTTTCGCAACCATCGACAAGACATTTCCACTGGCTGGGGCGATCAGGGCCGAGGTTGCCTATACAGGCCTCGTTGCTGCGCCGCCACCGCCCGCGGCCTCCGAGCGCTTCGATGTGCTGGTGTCGGTTGGCGGCGGAGCTGCCGGAAAGAGCCTTGTCAGCTCCACCGTCGCAGCGGCGCGGAATGCCAACAACGGCTGGAAATGGTGTTTGATCACCGGCCCAAACCTGCCGAAAGACGAGTTTGACGCGATCGCACGCGATGCCACGCCGGGTCTGTCCATCTTCCGGTTCCGCGAGGATTTCGCCAGCCTGCTGACGGGCGCCCGCCTGTCGGTCTCGCAGGCGGGTTACAACACGGTCTGCGATGTCCTGCGCGCGGGTTGTCGCTCCCTGCTTGTTCCATTTGCAGCCGGCGGGGAAACCGAACAGACGGTTCGCGCCCTGATGCTCGAACAACTCGGTCTTGCAACGGTGCTGATGGAAAAGGACCTGACGCCCGAAGGTTTGGCGCAGGCGATCGAACAGGCGCTTGTGGCACCGACGCCATCCGCGCATCGTCTCGATCTGGAAGGGGCGCGTCACTCGGCGCAAATCCTGCGCGAGCGGCATCGAACATGGTCCCTAAAAATGGGGTCCGGTCTCGGAAAAAGGACATGA
- a CDS encoding glycosyltransferase: MRRRKIVVVLKGYPRLSETFIAQELLGLERAGFDLILVALRRPTDAKRHPVHDEIKAPVHYLPEYLHEEPLRVVRSLFAYLLRPGLWRALGSLAADLPRDFTRNRVRRFGQALVLAAEWPEDAGWLHAHFAHTPASVTRYASQLRSLPWSCSAHAKDIWTSADWDLAGKLSSARWTVTCTKTGFDRLKELANGKSSVHLSYHGLDLDRFGSFGEARKQHDGSAPDEPVIILSVGRAVEKKGYDTLLQALALLPGDLAWRFEHIGGGEHLERLKALAQKLGLDGRVSWKGALAQEEVLEHYRRADIFALACRITANGDRDGLPNVLVEAASQRLACVSTDISGVPELLSPDETGLLVPTENPIALAQALERLIRDPMLRARLGDAAERRVRGNFDHMASIGQLKELFEREWRAAD; the protein is encoded by the coding sequence TTGCGACGCCGCAAGATCGTCGTGGTTCTAAAGGGCTATCCACGGCTGTCGGAAACCTTCATCGCGCAGGAACTGCTCGGTCTGGAGCGCGCGGGGTTCGACCTGATACTCGTCGCGCTCAGGCGGCCGACCGACGCAAAACGCCACCCCGTGCATGACGAGATCAAAGCGCCCGTCCATTATCTGCCGGAATATCTGCATGAAGAGCCGCTGCGCGTGGTTCGCTCGCTGTTCGCCTATCTGCTGCGGCCGGGCCTCTGGCGCGCGCTCGGATCGCTGGCTGCCGATCTCCCCCGCGACTTTACGCGCAATCGCGTGCGCCGCTTCGGGCAAGCGCTCGTGCTGGCGGCCGAATGGCCGGAAGACGCGGGATGGTTGCATGCACATTTCGCGCACACGCCGGCATCGGTGACGCGCTATGCCAGCCAGCTTCGCAGCCTGCCGTGGAGCTGCTCGGCCCATGCCAAGGACATCTGGACTTCGGCGGACTGGGATCTGGCCGGCAAGCTCTCCTCCGCGCGCTGGACGGTCACCTGCACGAAAACCGGTTTCGACCGTCTGAAAGAACTCGCCAACGGCAAGTCGTCCGTGCATCTGAGCTATCATGGGCTCGACCTTGATCGCTTCGGCAGTTTCGGCGAGGCGCGAAAGCAGCATGACGGCTCGGCGCCGGACGAACCGGTCATCATTCTCAGCGTCGGGCGCGCCGTTGAAAAGAAAGGTTACGATACCTTGCTGCAGGCCCTTGCCCTCTTGCCTGGCGATTTGGCGTGGCGTTTCGAGCATATCGGCGGCGGCGAGCACCTGGAACGGCTCAAGGCGCTGGCGCAAAAGCTCGGACTGGATGGCCGCGTCTCCTGGAAGGGCGCGCTTGCTCAGGAGGAGGTGCTTGAGCACTACCGCCGCGCCGACATCTTCGCCCTGGCCTGCAGGATCACCGCGAATGGCGACCGGGACGGTCTGCCGAATGTTCTGGTGGAGGCGGCCAGCCAGCGGCTTGCCTGCGTGTCGACCGATATTTCCGGCGTGCCGGAGCTTTTATCGCCGGATGAAACCGGGCTGCTGGTTCCGACGGAAAACCCAATTGCCCTGGCACAGGCGCTGGAGCGCCTGATCCGTGATCCCATGCTGCGCGCCCGTCTCGGCGACGCCGCGGAGCGGCGCGTGCGCGGCAATTTCGATCATATGGCAAGCATTGGACAGCTCAAGGAACTGTTCGAGCGCGAGTGGCGGGCCGCCGATTGA
- a CDS encoding class I SAM-dependent methyltransferase, whose amino-acid sequence MDVTQPRNAGMDGHEQALDLTRGIAAYVKHPLVAGLARVIAKHPKADIANAFNHKQVACKMWALNKLFESCGGRFGRIWVVGGWYGILPAMLFNDARFDVAAVDSIDIDPEVAPVARTLNREAGDRFRALTADMYAVDYAAGPSDLIVNTSCEHIADLRAWLTLLPRGTNVLLQSNDYFSEPTHINCVASLAAFEAMAALREMRFSGELPTKNYTRFMLIGTV is encoded by the coding sequence ATGGATGTTACGCAACCGCGCAATGCCGGCATGGACGGGCACGAGCAGGCCTTGGACCTCACGCGGGGGATTGCTGCCTATGTCAAACACCCTCTCGTGGCAGGGCTGGCGCGTGTCATCGCCAAGCATCCGAAGGCCGACATCGCCAACGCCTTTAACCACAAGCAGGTCGCCTGCAAGATGTGGGCGCTCAACAAACTGTTCGAAAGCTGCGGCGGCCGGTTCGGGCGCATATGGGTTGTGGGTGGATGGTACGGTATATTGCCGGCAATGCTTTTCAACGACGCCCGCTTCGACGTCGCGGCGGTTGACAGCATCGACATCGACCCCGAAGTCGCGCCGGTCGCCCGGACCCTCAACCGGGAAGCCGGCGACCGGTTCCGGGCGCTGACGGCAGATATGTACGCAGTCGACTATGCGGCCGGGCCGTCCGACCTGATAGTCAATACGAGCTGCGAACACATCGCAGATCTGCGCGCCTGGCTTACCCTGCTTCCGCGGGGTACGAATGTACTGCTGCAATCCAACGATTATTTCAGCGAGCCGACACACATCAACTGCGTGGCTTCACTCGCAGCCTTCGAAGCAATGGCGGCGCTACGGGAGATGCGGTTCTCCGGCGAACTGCCGACAAAAAATTATACGCGCTTCATGCTGATTGGAACTGTTTAA